CATCCTTCTGACAAAAGCACAGTAATTCAAAGTTGTGATTCCTCTAATTTTAATCTTCTTTTGTAATGATCTCAAATGGAATATTCAATATTGGGAGACGAAGCCTTTTCTTTTTGTACGTATCAAAATCACACTGCTATTGACTATTCACATCACTTGTCTGGCTAATTTCTGTTATAGCTGATGGTGCTGGAGAAGAATTTTCCAAGAAACTTGACGAAGGGCATAAGCTTACTTGCCCATGGACAGGAAACTGCTGTGCAGAAAGCCTGGTACAGTTCCCTCCAACTCCACCATCAGCCCTTATTGGTGGTTATAAGGATAGGTGTGATGGACTGCTCCAATTTCCCTCCCTTCCTATTGTGGCTGCATCAACAATTGAGCAAATGCAGATTTCTCGCGGCCAAGAAATTGATCGTTTGCTGGCCCAATCTCAGCTTTCACGCAATGAATCTGGCATCAAGTTAGAACTTTTATTAGGAACTGAGAGCTCCAGAGATGGTGTCTTCGTCATATACTCCCGTGTAATATACATGTGGCCTCTACTTCTTTTATTAACTAgtaggttttttgcctcttacTGAGATTTATGTCACATTGCAGGCTCAGAAGCTCATAAGTCTTTGTGGATGGGAACCTAGGTGGCTCCCAAACATTCAGGATTGTGAAGAGCATTCTGCTCAATCGGCTAGAAATGGCTGCTCAATTGGTCCTTCAAAATATCGTGCTCCTCGTGATCCTAGCCGAGGAAAGAAAGCCATGTCCTCTTCAACAAAAAGGGATTATGATGGATATGAAGTTATTGGGACTAACTCAAAAGGTGTATCCAGATCACCATTGTTAGATTGCAGCTTATGTGGTGCGACAGTGAGACTTTTGGACTTTCTAACTGTCCCGCGCCCCTCTAGTTTTGTTCCAAGTAGCGCTGATGGTCCCGGAACTAACAAGAAGATGCTGACACGTGGAATAAGTGCAGCGAGTGGCATCAGTGGTTGGGTTGCTGCAGATGGTATGGAGAAGGAGCAGGCAGATGACCACGATGAAGCTGCAACTGGTGAAGGAAAGTCACTTTCAAATGTTGGGGTGGAGTTGAATCTTACAATGTCTGCTGGATTGTCCTCATCGCGGCTGAACATGAATGCTACATCTGAACAGTACCAATATGGGCATAGAGGTAGAGATTTATTGATTGGGCAGCCTTCCAGCAGTGAGGTCGGTGATCGTGCAGCTTCATTTGAATCACGTGGCCCTAGTTCACGCAAAAGGAACTTAGATGAAGGTGGAAGTACAGGTGACAGGCCACACATACTGCTCCAACAAGCAGACAGTGGAGAGGGTACTATCATTGATCGTGATGGTGATGAAGTTGATGATGGTGGACAATACTCTGCTGGTCCTTCAAAACGTGCCCGTGATTCTGGGGTTGTAGAACCCTGTCGATCACCATTTAGGAAAGATTCTTCTGGTGCTGGTCCCAGTCGGTCATTCGGCTTCGACATAGGAATTGATGCTTATAAAGATGAATTTGACCCGGCAACTGAACAATTCATGATTAATCCATCAACTAGAGATTCAACCCGTGTATCCTCGGTCATTGCAATGGACACTGTGGACCACGGTGCAGATAATGATTCAATGGAAAGTGTTGAGAATTATCCTGGCGATTTTGGTGACATACATCTTCCAACTACATCAGGAGTAAAAAACACAGATCCTGCTGAGACATCAGAGTTGAATTGTAGCAATCAAGCACAGCAGAGTACTTGTCCCACTGCTGTGAGAAGTACTGGTGAAATTGGAGTTAGCAGTACAAATGAAGAAGAAGTTGTAAACACAGAAACTACGACTGCACATGGGAGGGATGGTCCCAGCTTGGGGATTAGTGGAGGAAGTGTTGGCATGGGTGCTAGCCATGAAGCTGAAATTCATGGGATTGATGCTTCTATTGACCGAACTGAGAGTGTTGTTGGTGATGTAGAACCCATTACTGAAATTACTGATAACCAAGGACAAACAGGTGAATTTGCACCAGATCGAGGGTTGATGGGTGATTTTGTCCCTGAAGAAATAGATAGAGAGGATCCTCATGGTGATAGTCAAGATTTGATGTCTCGATCCGTAGTTAGGGCAGATAGTGGTTCAAAAGTTATGGGTTCAACTAAGGCAGAATCTGTTGAAAGTGGAGACAAGACAAGTAATATGCGAGCCACCTCCTGTGAGAACAGTCCTCATCCTTCACTTTCTTGCAATGCCATTTTATGTTCTGGCATGGAGCTATCTAAGGAAGAAGTCACTCAGGCCACCAAGGATCCAACAACCGATGACTGTGGTTTTGTGGAATCAGGCTATCAAGTTGCAAACGGATC
This sequence is a window from Salvia splendens isolate huo1 chromosome 5, SspV2, whole genome shotgun sequence. Protein-coding genes within it:
- the LOC121804989 gene encoding uncharacterized protein LOC121804989, with protein sequence MTRACQFQLHPKTFLKHTHTHTHTLYERARATQRARSRRMKDEAVSSSRDPLLPPRSSSPPPTLTPAASSAGASSPAVPTNAGSSDGLGQVQNSKGGSLSQIGSQPMYTSLSTSAGGSALGSSQPSCRPWERGDLLRRLSTFKPANWFGKPKAASSLACARKGWVNVAVDKVECESCGAILKFVSSATWTPSEADGAGEEFSKKLDEGHKLTCPWTGNCCAESLVQFPPTPPSALIGGYKDRCDGLLQFPSLPIVAASTIEQMQISRGQEIDRLLAQSQLSRNESGIKLELLLGTESSRDGVFVIYSRAQKLISLCGWEPRWLPNIQDCEEHSAQSARNGCSIGPSKYRAPRDPSRGKKAMSSSTKRDYDGYEVIGTNSKGVSRSPLLDCSLCGATVRLLDFLTVPRPSSFVPSSADGPGTNKKMLTRGISAASGISGWVAADGMEKEQADDHDEAATGEGKSLSNVGVELNLTMSAGLSSSRLNMNATSEQYQYGHRGRDLLIGQPSSSEVGDRAASFESRGPSSRKRNLDEGGSTGDRPHILLQQADSGEGTIIDRDGDEVDDGGQYSAGPSKRARDSGVVEPCRSPFRKDSSGAGPSRSFGFDIGIDAYKDEFDPATEQFMINPSTRDSTRVSSVIAMDTVDHGADNDSMESVENYPGDFGDIHLPTTSGVKNTDPAETSELNCSNQAQQSTCPTAVRSTGEIGVSSTNEEEVVNTETTTAHGRDGPSLGISGGSVGMGASHEAEIHGIDASIDRTESVVGDVEPITEITDNQGQTGEFAPDRGLMGDFVPEEIDREDPHGDSQDLMSRSVVRADSGSKVMGSTKAESVESGDKTSNMRATSCENSPHPSLSCNAILCSGMELSKEEVTQATKDPTTDDCGFVESGYQVANGSGPPNGGSNYDEAVEFDPIKYHNPYCPWVNGNVAAAGSSSSSGPGSSPSTLALCGWQLTLDALDTFQLQGQVAPVQPVESESAASMYKDDHHTPGQKLLSRHSFNKSRGRN